Proteins co-encoded in one Medicago truncatula cultivar Jemalong A17 chromosome 8, MtrunA17r5.0-ANR, whole genome shotgun sequence genomic window:
- the LOC25501058 gene encoding nuclear transcription factor Y subunit A-4, with the protein MPGKPETDDWRIEHSEQVQLPSSIYSHHQPWWLENGSKPSSADQLNGSIMNDVTHSEPLVSPSLSLTDNSGGDVAKEHRNIKHTLSSTTASMDKHLYPNSQRELVGHSIVLTSPYSNAQFGQILNAYGQQAMMNPQLYQMHHARMLLPLKMEEEPVYVNAKQYHGILRRRQSRAKAELEKKVIKVRKPYLHESRHQHALRRARGNGGRFLNTKKPEHNDSNAALEKGNNTGTTSGTNNENQGSSNVSQHMHKMQGFNIGYHDGNGFTALCHSQANGKQEGDFFGKKRESNGAIK; encoded by the exons ATGCCAGGGAAACCAGAAACTGATGATTGGAGAATAGAGCATAGTGAGCAGGTTCAGTTGCCATCTTCCATTTACTCTCATCATCAGCCTTGGTGGCTTGAAAATGGCTCCAAACCATCTTCAGCTGATCAGCTAAATGGTTCAATCATGAATGATGTCACACATTCAGAGCCTTTGGTTTCTCCTTCACTTTCTTTAACTGATAACTCAG GCGGGGACGTTGCCAAGGAGCACCGAAACATCAAACACACCCTGTCCTCAACCACAGCTAGCATGGACAAACACCTTTATCCAAATTCGCAGAGGGAACTTGTTGGTCATTCGATT GTTTTAACATCTCCTTATTCAAACGCACAATTCGGTCAAATCTTGAATGCGTATGGACAACAAGCTATG ATGAATCCTCAGCTATACCAAATGCATCATGCTAGAATGCTTTTGCCACTTAAAATGGAAGAGGAGCCTGTGTATGTCAATGCAAAGCAGTATCATGGTATTTTGAGACGAAGACAGTCGCGCGCTAAGGCTGAACTTGAAAAGAAAGTTATTAAAGTTAGAAAG CCATATCTTCATGAATCCCGTCACCAACATGCTTTGAGAAGGGCAAGGGGAAATGGCGGCCGTTTTCTCAATACAAAAAAGCCCGAACACAACGATTCTAATGCCGCTCTAGAAAAAGGCAACAATACTGGCACAACATCGGGTACCAACAATGAGAATCAAGGCTCATCTAATGTGTCGCAGCACATGCACAAAATGCAGGGTTTCAACATCGGTTACCATGATGGAAATGGCTTTACAGCACTATGTCATTCACAGGCAAATGGAAAACAGGAGGGTGACTTCTTTGGTAAAAAGAGGGAATCAAATGGTGCTATTAAATGA
- the LOC25501059 gene encoding carotenoid 9,10(9',10')-cleavage dioxygenase 1: protein MSNISSNMLNTLRSYRGSQVFKFSTTTIHSHKPICVKIKSFSLRRGIVKVEPKPRKCFSSKAVDLLEKLVVKFFYDSSLCHHWLAGNFAPVQDETPPIKDLPVKGHLPDCLNGEFVRVGPNPKFSPVAGYHWFDGDGMIHGLRIKDGKATYVSHFVRTSRLKQEEYFGGCKFMKIGDVKGLLGLLMVTIQTLREKLKILDVSYGTGTANTGLVYHNGKLLALSERDKPYAIKVFEDGDLHTLGMLDYEKRLDHYFTAHPKVDPFTGEMFTFGYSQTPPYITYRVISKDGYMYDPVPITISDPIMVHDFAITENYAIFMDLPVYFRPKEMVKNNKLIFSFDSTKKARFGVLPRYAKDDKLIRWFELPNCFIFHNANAWEEEDQVVLITCRLNNLDLDMVSEDVKDKLESFSTQLYEMRFNMKTGKASQKKLSAFSVDFPRVNERYTGRKQKYVYGTILDSIPTGIVKFDLSAKPDFGKTKLEIGGNVHGIYDLGQGTFCSDPIYVPRVPGTDSDEDDGYLIFFVHDENTRKSFVHVIDAKTMSADPVAVVELPQRVPYGFHSFFMTEDQLQEQAKL, encoded by the exons ATGAG TAACATAAGTAGTAACATGTTAAACACCTTGAGAAGTTACCGTGGTAGCCAAGTCTTCAAGTTTAGCACTACTACTATCCATTCTCACAAACCCATTTGTGTAAAGATCAAATCATTTTCACTTAGACGAGGGATTGTGAAAGTGGAACCAAAACCAAGAAAATGTTTCAGTTCAAAAGCTGTTGACTTGTTGGAAAAGCTTGTTGTGAAATTCTTTTATGATTCTTCACTTTGTCATCATTGGCTTGCTGGTAATTTTGCACCTGTTCAAGATGAGACACCTCCTATTAAGGATCTTCCTGTTAAGGGACACCTTCCG GATTGCTTGAATGGAGAGTTTGTTAGGGTGGGACCTAATCCGAAGTTTTCTCCCGTTGCTGGATATCATTG GTTTGATGGAGATGG AATGATTCATGGTTTGCGTATCAAAGATGGAAAAGCTACATATGTTTCCCATTTTGTGAGAACTTCTCGCCTTAAACAAGAAGAATACTTTGGAGGCTGTAAATTTATGAAG ATTGGAGATGTCAAGGGTCTACTTGGACTTTTAATGGTTACCATACAAACGTTGAGAGAAAAGTTGAAAATACTTGATGTTTCTTATGGAACTGGAACAG CAAATACAGGTCTTGTATATCACAATGGGAAGCTTCTAGCGCTCTCAGAACGAGACAAACCAT ATGCTATTAAAGTTTTTGAAGATGGTGATTTGCATACACTTGGTATGTTAGATTATGAAAAGAGACTTGACCATTATTTCACCGCTCATCCAAAAGTTGATCCTTTTACTG GGGAGATGTTTACATTTGGATATTCACAAACACCACCATATATCACATACAGAGTAATTTCAAAAGATGGTTATATGTATGATCCTGTTCCAATAACAATATCAGATCCCATCATGGTGCATGACTTTGCCATAACCGAAAATTACGCAATTTTTATGGATCTTCCTGTGTACTTTAGGCCAAAG GAAATGGTGAAGAATAATAAACTCATATTCTCTTTTGATTCAACCAAGAAAGCTCGTTTTGGTGTCCTACCTCGATATGCTAAAGATGATAAGCTCATAAGATGGTTTGAATTGCCAAATTGCTTCATATTCCATAATG CTAatgcttgggaggaggaggatCAAGTTGTTTTGATCACGTGCCGACTGAATAATCTAGATTTGGATATGGTCAGCGAGGATGTCAAGGATAAACTTGAAAGTTTCTCAACTCAATT GTATGAAATGAGGTTTAACATGAAAACCGGTAAAGCTTCTCAAAAGAAACTATCAGCATTTTCTGTAGATTTTCCGAGGGTGAATGAAAGATATACCGGAAG GAAACAGAAGTATGTTTATGGAACCATATTAGACAGCATTCCAACTGGGATtgtaaaatttgatttgagTGCCAAACCTGATTTCGGCAAAACAAAGCTTGAAATTGGAGGAAATGTTCATGGTATCTATGACTTGGGACAAGGAACATTTTGCTCTGATCCTATTTATGTCCCACGCGTCCCTGGAACTGATTCCGATGAAGATGATGGATACTTGATCTTTTTTGTACATGATGAGAATACTAG GAAATCGTTCGTACATGTCATAGATGCAAAAACAATGTCAGCAGATCCTGTTGCAGTTGTAGAATTGCCTCAAAGAGTTCCATATGGTTTCCATTCCTTCTTTATGACAGAG GACCAACTGCAAGAACAAGCCAAACTATAA